One window of Thermocoleostomius sinensis A174 genomic DNA carries:
- a CDS encoding putative 2-aminoethylphosphonate ABC transporter ATP-binding protein, with protein MAAPEQRAIVTGQNITGHTSPQTPRSTAELAPGAVAQRETQPYLRIENVHKEFGSFVALRDIYLTVYPGEFVCLLGPSGCGKTTLLRIIAGLEQQTRGRVIQNGQDVSQLPPSKRDFGIVFQSYALFPNLTAAQNVAYGLQNTKQPKDQINARVNELLEMVGLSGFNNKYPAQMSGGQQQRVALARALALSPGLLLLDEPLSALDAKVRVKLRTEIAQLQKRLGITTVMVTHDQAEALAMADRVVVMDRGIIAQVGTPHAIYQHPHTPFVANFIGVMNFLKGAVVSEKRIRCGNIVLDAPNNDLPVNARAIVAVRPEDVRIVPAVSDSTMPNTVMAEVQEFEFLGSGYRVLLHPDGDAKEPVVVEISSHEARQLNLSPQAQLTMQFPPELIQVFPEE; from the coding sequence ATGGCTGCTCCAGAGCAACGGGCGATCGTCACTGGGCAAAATATCACTGGGCACACATCGCCACAAACACCGCGATCGACGGCTGAATTAGCCCCAGGTGCGGTGGCGCAACGTGAGACTCAACCCTATCTGCGAATTGAGAATGTTCACAAGGAATTTGGGTCGTTTGTGGCGTTACGCGATATTTATCTAACTGTGTATCCGGGCGAGTTTGTTTGTTTGCTGGGGCCAAGTGGCTGCGGAAAAACGACGCTGTTGCGCATCATCGCTGGATTGGAACAACAAACGCGAGGACGGGTGATTCAGAATGGGCAGGATGTGTCGCAGTTGCCGCCCTCGAAGCGAGATTTTGGCATCGTGTTTCAATCCTATGCGCTATTTCCCAATCTAACGGCGGCTCAAAATGTAGCCTATGGTCTGCAAAATACCAAACAACCCAAGGATCAAATCAATGCACGGGTGAATGAACTGCTGGAGATGGTGGGCTTGAGCGGGTTTAACAACAAATATCCGGCGCAGATGTCCGGTGGACAGCAGCAGCGGGTGGCGTTGGCGCGGGCATTGGCCCTGTCACCGGGATTGCTGTTACTGGATGAACCGCTGTCGGCACTGGATGCCAAGGTGCGGGTGAAGTTGCGGACGGAAATTGCACAATTGCAAAAGCGGCTGGGTATTACCACAGTGATGGTGACGCATGATCAAGCGGAAGCGCTGGCCATGGCCGATCGCGTCGTGGTTATGGATCGCGGTATCATTGCTCAGGTGGGAACGCCGCACGCCATCTATCAACATCCCCACACGCCGTTTGTAGCCAATTTCATTGGGGTGATGAATTTCCTCAAAGGAGCGGTGGTGTCCGAAAAGCGAATTCGTTGCGGCAATATTGTTCTCGATGCGCCCAATAATGATCTGCCAGTGAATGCCAGAGCGATCGTAGCAGTGCGTCCGGAAGATGTCCGGATTGTGCCTGCTGTGTCTGATTCAACGATGCCCAATACTGTGATGGCTGAAGTGCAGGAATTTGAATTTCTTGGCTCTGGCTATCGCGTGTTGTTGCATCCAGATGGCGATGCCAAAGAACCGGTGGTGGTAGAAATTTCCTCCCATGAAGCGCGACAACTGAATCTTAGTCCCCAGGCACAGTTAACGATGCAGTTTCCGCCAGAGTTGATTCAAGTGTTTCCAGAGGAGTGA
- a CDS encoding putative 2-aminoethylphosphonate ABC transporter permease subunit yields the protein MTVTPARKSWWRSTLDQIFPKQQQIVTAEDWLRRLLLILGTVWLLIGVVLPLFPLVMRSFRDREGNWIGLANYVRYFTTPALGASFANSLYIAAATTIVSVGLGFLFAYALTRTAMPGKPWFRSLGLLSLYIPPLANAIGLVYLFGNQGLVTTGLFGRLPGWDINLYGANGIIIGESLYCFPQAVIILVTALSLTDARLYEAAEVLGTSSLRTFFTVTLPSVKYGLISAIFICFILAFTDFGVPKVVGGNFNVLATDIYKQVVGQQNFAMGATISVLLLIPSIIAFVIDRLVQRRQTALVSAKSVPLQPKPNPVIDRAMLVICSLIVLFTIIVFASVILASVVRIWPYDFTLSLRNYDFNRVGGGGYAAFWNSIRMSLYTALFGTIVVFTTAYLIEKSKGLSWLRSVNYFLSTIPLALPGLVLGISYVFFFNQPIWRIPFTGIAIYNPFNGLYGTMALLVIVHIIHFYTVCFLTANTALKQIDPEFEAVSASMRVPFYKTFWRVTVPLSLPAILEIGIYFFVNTMVTVSALIFLYPPTLPMAAVAIVNMDDAGDTAAAAAMSTLVVLTSLGVRLLYSITTRSLRTRSQAWLQR from the coding sequence ATGACTGTTACGCCTGCCCGTAAATCGTGGTGGCGATCGACCCTCGATCAAATTTTTCCCAAGCAACAGCAGATTGTCACCGCTGAAGATTGGTTGCGGCGGTTACTGTTGATATTGGGAACTGTCTGGTTACTGATTGGGGTGGTATTGCCGTTATTTCCTCTGGTGATGCGTAGCTTTCGCGATCGAGAAGGAAACTGGATTGGTTTAGCCAACTATGTTCGCTATTTCACCACTCCCGCCCTCGGTGCATCCTTTGCCAACAGTTTGTATATTGCTGCCGCTACCACGATCGTTTCAGTAGGATTGGGCTTTCTGTTTGCCTATGCGCTGACCCGAACGGCCATGCCCGGCAAGCCGTGGTTTCGATCGTTGGGATTGCTCTCCCTTTACATTCCACCGCTAGCCAATGCAATTGGATTGGTGTACCTGTTTGGCAATCAAGGACTGGTGACAACCGGACTGTTTGGGCGATTGCCTGGATGGGATATCAATCTCTATGGAGCCAACGGCATCATCATCGGTGAGTCGCTTTACTGTTTCCCGCAAGCGGTGATTATTCTAGTCACAGCCTTGAGCTTAACTGATGCGCGACTGTATGAAGCGGCAGAAGTGTTAGGAACATCTTCGCTTCGCACCTTCTTCACCGTGACGTTACCTAGCGTTAAATATGGACTGATTAGCGCCATTTTTATTTGCTTCATTTTGGCATTTACAGACTTCGGTGTTCCCAAGGTGGTTGGCGGTAACTTTAATGTCCTAGCAACGGATATCTACAAACAAGTTGTGGGACAACAAAACTTTGCCATGGGCGCAACAATTAGCGTGTTGTTATTGATTCCCAGTATTATCGCCTTTGTCATCGATCGCCTGGTACAACGGCGACAAACAGCATTGGTCAGCGCTAAGTCCGTTCCCTTGCAACCCAAACCGAACCCAGTCATCGATCGGGCGATGTTGGTTATATGTTCACTGATTGTTTTATTTACAATTATTGTATTTGCCAGTGTAATTCTGGCGTCGGTGGTGCGAATTTGGCCCTATGATTTCACCCTCAGCTTACGCAACTATGATTTCAATCGGGTTGGGGGTGGTGGCTATGCAGCTTTCTGGAATAGCATTCGCATGTCGCTGTATACTGCCCTGTTTGGCACGATCGTTGTCTTTACAACGGCTTACTTGATTGAAAAAAGTAAAGGATTATCGTGGTTGCGATCGGTTAACTATTTTCTCTCGACCATTCCTCTAGCACTTCCTGGATTGGTATTAGGAATTTCCTATGTCTTCTTCTTCAATCAACCAATTTGGAGAATTCCGTTCACAGGTATAGCCATCTACAATCCCTTTAATGGTCTTTACGGCACAATGGCGCTGTTGGTGATAGTGCATATCATTCACTTTTATACCGTATGTTTTCTGACTGCCAATACTGCCCTGAAGCAGATTGATCCAGAGTTTGAAGCCGTTTCTGCCTCCATGCGCGTTCCCTTCTACAAAACCTTCTGGCGTGTGACTGTGCCGCTGTCGCTGCCTGCCATTTTGGAAATTGGTATTTACTTTTTCGTCAACACCATGGTGACAGTCTCTGCCTTGATTTTTCTCTACCCACCCACTCTACCGATGGCGGCCGTAGCGATTGTCAACATGGATGATGCCGGGGATACTGCTGCGGCTGCAGCTATGTCTACGCTAGTGGTATTGACTAGT